In one window of Bos mutus isolate GX-2022 chromosome 13, NWIPB_WYAK_1.1, whole genome shotgun sequence DNA:
- the TGM2 gene encoding protein-glutamine gamma-glutamyltransferase 2, which translates to MAEELVLERCDLELEANGRDHHTADLCRERLVVRRGQPFWLTLHFEGRNYEASVDSLTFCAVTGPDPSEEAGTKALFRLSDATEEGAWAAVAADQRDSTLSLHLSTPANAPVGHYRLSLEASTGYQGSSFMLGQFTLLFNSWCPADAVYLDSDEERQEYVLTQQGFIYQGSAKFIKNIPWNFGQFEEGILDICLMLLDVNPKFLRNAGRDCSRRSSPVYVGRVVSGMVNCNDDQGVLLGRWDNNYADGISPMSWIGSVDILRRWKRDGCQRVKYGQCWVFAAVACTVLRCLGIPTRVVTNYNSAHDQNSNLLIEYFRNEFGEIQSDKSEMIWNFHCWVESWMTRPDLQPGYEGWQALDPTPQEKSEGTYCCGPVPVRAIKEGDLSTKYDAPFVFAEVNADVVDWIRQDDGSLHKSINHSLVVGLKISTKCVGRDDREDITHSYKYPEGSPEEREAFTRANHLNKLVNKEETGVAMRIRVGEGMNRGCDFDVFAHITNSTPEEHTGRLLLCARTVSYNGILGPECGTKDLLSLSLEPYSEKSIPLRILYEKYCDCLTESNLIKVRGLLIEPAANSYLLAERDIYLENPEIKIRILGEPKQNRKLVAEISLQNPLTVALSGCTFTVEGAGLIEEQKTVDVPDPVEAGEEVKVRVDLLPLYVGRHKLVVNFESDRLKAVKGFRNVIVGPS; encoded by the exons AGCTGGTCCTGGAGAGATGTGACCTGGAGCTGGAGGCCAATGGCCGTGACCACCACACAGCTGACCTGTGCAGGGAAAGGCTGGTAGTGCGGCGGGGCCAGCCCTTCTGGCTGACTCTGCACTTTGAGGGCCGGAACTATGAGGCCAGCGTGGACAGCCTCACCTTCTGTGCTGTGACTG GCCCAGACCCCAGTGAGGAGGCCGGGACCAAGGCCCTCTTCAGGCTGTCCGATGCTACGGAGGAGGGGGCCTGGGCGGCGGTGGCAGCGGACCAGCGAGACAGCACCCTCTCGCTGCACCTCAGCACCCCGGCCAATGCCCCCGTTGGCCATTACCGCCTCAGCTTGGAGGCCTCCACTGGCTACCAGGGCTCCAGTTTCATGCTGGGTCAGTTCACCCTGCTCTTCAACAGCTGGTGTCCAG CGGATGCTGTGTACCTGGACTCAGATGAGGAGCGGCAAGAATACGTCCTTACCCAGCAAGGCTTCATCTACCAGGGCTCAGCCAAGTTCATCAAGAACATACCTTGGAATTTTGGGCAG TTTGAAGAAGGGATCCTAGACATCTGCCTGATGCTCCTGGACGTCAACCCCAAGTTCCTGAGGAATGCCGGCCGAGACTGCTCCCGCCGCAGTAGTCCGGTCTATGTGGGCCGGGTGGTGAGCGGCATG GTCAACTGCAACGATGACCAGGGCGTGCTGCTGGGGCGCTGGGACAACAACTACGCAGACGGCATCAGCCCCATGTCCTGGATCGGCAGCGTGGACATCCTGCGGCGCTGGAAGAGAGATGGCTGCCAGCGCGTCAAGTACGGCCAGTGCTGGGTGTTCGCGGCTGTGGCCTGCACCG TGCTGCGGTGCCTTGGCATCCCTACCCGAGTCGTGACCAACTATAACTCAGCCCATGACCAGAACAGCAACCTGCTCATCGAGTACTTCCGCAATGAGTTCGGGGAGATCCAGAGTGACAAGAGCGAGATGATCTG GAACTTCCACTGCTGGGTGGAGTCGTGGATGACCAGGCCAGACCTGCAGCCGGGGTACGAGGGGTGGCAGGCCCTCGACCCCACGCCCCAGGAGAAGAGCGAAG ggACTTACTGCTGTGGCCCGGTTCCCGTTCGTGCCATCAAGGAGGGTGACCTGAGCACCAAATACGACGCCCCTTTCGTCTTTGCCGAAGTCAATGCTGACGTGGTGGACTGGATCCGGCAGGACGATGGGTCTCTGCACAAATCCATCAACCACTCCCTGGTGGTGGGGCTGAAGATCAGCACAAAGTGTGTGGGCAGAGATGATCGGGAGGACATCACCCACAGCTACAAGTACCCGGAGG GGTCCCCAGAGGAAAGGGAAGCCTTCACAAGAGCCAACCATCTGAACAAACTGGTTAACAAAGAGGAGACAGGGGTGGCCATGCGGATCCGTGTGGGCGAGGGCATGAACAGAGGCTGCGACTTCGACGTCTTTGCCCACATCACCAACAGCACCCCCGAGGAGCACACTGGCCGCCTCCTGCTCTGTGCCCGCACTGTCAGCTACAATGGGATCCTGGGACCTGAGTGCGGCACCAAGGATCTGCTCAGCCTTTCCCTGGAGCCCTACTCTG AGAAGAGCATTCCCCTTCGAATCCTCTACGAAAAGTACTGTGATTGCCTGACCGAATCGAACCTTATCAAGGTGCGGGGCCTCCTTATTGAGCCAGCTGCCAATAGCTACCTGCTGGCCGAGAGGGACATCTACCTGGAGAACCCAGAAATCAAGATCCGG ATCCTGGGAGAGCCCAAGCAGAACCGCAAGCTGGTGGCTGAGATATCTCTGCAGAACCCGCTCACTGTGGCGCTGTCGGGCTGCACCTTCACTGTGGAGGGAGCAGGCCTGATTGAGGAGCAGAAGACTGTGGACGT cccGGACCCCGTGGAAGCAGGGGAGGAAGTCAAGGTGAGGGTGGACCTGCTGCCTCTGTACGTGGGCCGCCACAAGCTGGTGGTGAACTTCGAGAGCGATAGGCTGAAGGCCGTGAAGGGCTTCAGGAACGTCATCGTTGGCCCCTCCTAA